The Microbispora sp. ZYX-F-249 sequence GCTGTGCTCGGTCATGGCCCGGCCCCGGGCGGCGGCCAGGTCGAGGAGCGCGTCCTCGTCCACGGCGCCGGCCCACTGCAGCGCCGACAGCTCGCCCAGGCTGTGGCCGACGGCGACGTCCGCCTCCAGGCCGAGCAGGGACAGCGCGCGCAGCCCGGCCATCGACCCGGTGACGATGCGGGGCTGGGCGACCGCGGTGGCCACCATGTCCCCCGACGCCGGCAGCGCCGCCCGCGTGTAGATCTCCTCGACCTCGGCGAACCGGCGGCGCAGCGCACCGCCGCTGGTGCCCCGGCCGGAGCCCTGGCCGGGGAACAGGTACCCGATCCGGCCGGGGCCCTCGGCGTGGCCGAGGAAGGCCTTGCCGTCGGAGGCGAACAGGCGGGTCTCCCCGCCGTCCAGCGCGGTCAGCACCCGCCGCAGCTGCCGCTCGGCGTCCTCCGGAGACGAGACCACGACCGCAGCCCGGTACGGCAGGTCCCGCAGTTCCCGCTGCAGGGTGACCGCGAGGTCGGCGAGCTGGGCGTAGGACAGCCGGGACGCGAACTCGGCCAGCTCGGCGACCCGGTCGCGCAGCGCCTGCGGCGAGGCGGCGTCGGCCAGCAGCAGCTCCGCGTCCTGCAGCGAGGCGGCCAGGGTCCTGGTGCGGGCGGGCAGCACCCGCCGCCGCGGGCCGGACTTCTCCAGCACCACGTGGGTGTTGATGCCGCCGAAGCCCATGGCCGTGACGCCGGCCCTGACCGGGACGTCCTGCGGCCAGGGCTCCGCCTTGCGCAGCGCGCGCAGCGGGGCCCCCTCCCGGGCCAGGATCTCGTGCGGCTCGACGCAGCCGATCGCGGGCGGCAGGACCTGCTCGTGGACCGCCATCACGGTCTTGATCAGTCCGGCCACCCCCGCCGCGGCCTTGGCGTGCCCGATCATCCCCTTGATCGAGGTGACGGCGGCGGGCGCCGCCGCGGCGCCCGCGTCCGTCCTGGCCTCCGACAGCGCGGTGAGCTCGGTCGCGTCGCCCACGGCGGTTCCCGTGCCGTGGCCCTCGAACAGCCCGACCGTCTCGATGCCGAACCCGGCGCGCTCGTACGCGCGGCGCAGGGCCAGCCGGTAGCCGCTCACCTCGGGCCTGGTCATGCCGCCCCTGCCGTCGGAGGAGATGCCCCAGCCGGCGATGACGGCGTAGATCCGGCGACCGGCCTCGACGGCGTCGGACTCGCGCATCAGCACGACCATGCCGCAGCCCTCGCCGGGCCAGAAGCCGTTGGAGTGCCGGTCGTACAGTCGCATCTCGCCCTTGGCCAGCGCGCCGGTCTTCGCGAAGCCGATGATCTCGAAGGGGTCGATGGACAGGTCGACCCCGCCGGCGACCGCGACGTCGAGGTCGCCGTCGAGCAGCGCCTTGCACGCCGTCGTCACCGACAGCAGCGAGGAGGAGCAGGCGCCGTCGACGGTGTAACCGCCGCCGTTGAGGTCGAAGTGGTTGCAGATGCGCCCCGCGATGGTGTTCGACAGGCCGCCCGCGAGGGTGTCCTCGTCCACCTCCGGGAACGGGCTCTTGTAGGTGGCCTCCAGGTCCGCGAGGAACCCGGCCAGCCGCTCGTCGTCCCAGCCCTGCTCCTTCAGCGTCGCCGCGACGGTGCGGCGGACGTACGGCCAGCGCAGGCGCATGATGTTGGCGCGGGTGAACTCACCGGTCAGCGTGTTGCCGACGACGACGCCGGTGCGCTCGCGCGGCAGCCCCTCCCCTTCGGGGAAGCCCGCGTCGGCCAGCGCACGGCCCGCCATGTCGAGGGCGAGCCAGTGCGTCAGGTCGGTCGAGCGGTAGGTGCTGCCGGCGATGCGGTAGCCGAGCCGGTCGAACTCGTAGCCCTCGATGACGGCGGCGGTGCGTGCGTAGAACCGGTCGGGCGTCGACGGGTCGGGGTCCCAGTAGTCCTCCAGCCGCATCCGCTCGTCCGGAAGCCTGCGGAAGGCGCGCCGGCCCGCCAGGGCGTTCTCCCACAGCTCCCGCGGCGACGCGGCGTCGGGATATCGGCAGGCCATGCCGACGATGGCGATCCTGGTCGTGCTCATACCGACGCCGCCTCTTTGCCGTTGACCGAGACCGGGCCGGTGACGATGACCGGCGCGGGCGTGTGGGCCGAGATGGCCGGCCCGGGGGCCGGAGCCGGGGCCTGGGCCTGCTGGCGCGCCTTGTTCACGAAGTGCAGCGCCCAGAAGAAGCCGCCGCGGATCGCGCACACGCCGGCGGTGGCGAAGAACAGCGCGTACGAGATGTGGACGGCGGTGAGCAGGCCGTACAGGAGGGCGACCCCGGCGCCGAAGGCGACCTGGGAGCCGGGCTTCGACGGCGTCGTGCCGGGGTCGGTGATCATGTAGTTGGTGAACAGGATGAACGCGACGCCGGTCATCATGGCGAGGGCGGCGGGGATCGAGGTGCCGAAGAAGACGCCGCGCAGGATCGCCTGGAGGGCGAAGGCGCCGACCCAGCCGAAGATCAGCGGCATCCGGCCGGTGAGCTTGCCGTTGAGCATCGTGCCGCCGAGGATGATGATCCCGGGCACCAGCCAGTCGATCCAGGTGTCGACGTTCTCGGTGAAGTGGTACGGCGGGGC is a genomic window containing:
- a CDS encoding enediyne biosynthesis protein translates to MAEKTPVAGPRHDPKVVTALRNFAISISVFNIVGYTILGFEQPWLWPFIALATGYATEIGLEWIGSRAEGRPPRYKGNGLRGLVEFLYPAHITSLAMNMLTYVNDQVLVLLFGVVVAVGAKWVLRAPVKGRLRHFMNPSNFGIAVILLVFPWASIAPPYHFTENVDTWIDWLVPGIIILGGTMLNGKLTGRMPLIFGWVGAFALQAILRGVFFGTSIPAALAMMTGVAFILFTNYMITDPGTTPSKPGSQVAFGAGVALLYGLLTAVHISYALFFATAGVCAIRGGFFWALHFVNKARQQAQAPAPAPGPAISAHTPAPVIVTGPVSVNGKEAASV